From Osmerus mordax isolate fOsmMor3 chromosome 7, fOsmMor3.pri, whole genome shotgun sequence:
CGGGGTTGGAGGATGTGTAGTGCGGGGTTGGAGGATGTGTAGTGCGGGGTTGGAGGATGTGTAGTGCGGGGTTGGAGGATGTGTAGTGCGGGGTTGGAGGATGTGTAGTGCGGGGTTGGAGGATGTGTAGTGCGGGGTTGGAGGATGTGTAGTGCGGGGTTGGAGGATGTGTAGTGCGGGGTTGGAGGATGTGTAGTGCGGGGTTGGAGGATGTGTAGTGCGGGGTTGGAGGATGTGTAGTGCGGGGTTGGAGGATGTGTAGTGCGGGGTTGGAGGATGTGTAGTGCGGGGTTGGAGGATGTGTAGTGCGGGGTTGGAGGATGTGTAGTGCGGGGTTGGAGGATGTGTAGTGCGGGGTTGGAGGATGTGTAGTGCTGGTTGGACCCAAATGCAGGAGAGCCGACAGGCAGAGTCCGAAACAAGGTTTATTTGACACACACTTATGTTTCCATAGAAATAGCAGAAACAGACTTGGTCTCTCCACCTATTATGAATCAAGAAATATGTCTCTTTGCACttttaaaatacatttgactAAATGACAAATAATGTATATTAATACTGTaattaaatgttttctttttttgtaaagtTTTTACTCAACAAGCCAGTATATTATTTAtcatttacaatgtcaaatgcaaTATATAAGACTAGTTTACTACTTGTAGACAATTTATGTAGTATAAAATAATTTGTAGTTGATGTGTGttaaacactatgatgaataaCAGCAGGTTAACCAGCGCTGATCGTGGTGTTTCTCTCCAAAAGGCGAGTTCCTGGATGTGTGCAGAGCATGAAGAGAAACTGAAGCTGTTCTGTGAGACCGACCAGCAGCTGGTCTGTGTCATAtgcagagatggggaggagcaTAACGGACACAAGTTTAAACCAATCAAAgaagcagcccagatcaggaAGCAGGGACTAGGGGACACTATGCAGCTCCTCATTGGTCAAAACAGAACCACGGAAGACCTGATCAaaacacaggaaggagagaagacgaAACTCAAGCAGAGGACCCAGCAGCTAAAGGTCCAGATCAGCTGCCAGTTCGATGAGATGCAGCAGCTCCTGAAGAGGAGGCAGAAGGAGatccaggaggagctggagcagaAGAACAAGGAGGCTctgaaggagatggaggtgaaTCTAGAGAGGCTGAAGACCCACCtgtctgaggggagggagagggagaactgGATGAGGTCTGAAGGAGAAGTGTCTGAACCTGAAGCCTTCCTGAAGGGCTGGACGGAGAAGATGAGAGAGCAGCCGTCCAGAGCAGCTAAGATGACGCTGGTACCTGAGTCTCTGTCCTTCAGCCCCTACAGCAGTCACCTGCAGTTCCTCGTCTGGAAGGAGATGCTACAGATCATCAAACCGCTGCCCGACAGACTAATCATGACACCAGGAAATACAAATCTGACCGTCTCTGACGATGGCCGCAGTATGTACAGCACTCCCAAACCCACCAAGCCTAAACAGAACGTATACAACCAAGCATATGGCTACCATGGATACACTCAAAGATATTCATTTGACTTCGGAATAAAAACACCAACTAGTACCCAGAGGTTCGCTTCAGGCCAGCCAGACTGTGCTGTGAGCGCCTCCTTCCCCAGCGGGCAGCattactgggaggtggaggtggggctgggggctctCTGGGAGGTGGGCGTGATGCACAACAACCTCATAACTGCTCTCCGGTATGACGGTAAACAATATCTAATCAAACAGGAGGGGGGTACGGCTTGCCCTTCTTCCCCGGTCACAGACGCACCTCGGAAGATAGGCGTTTACCTCAACTGTGAGACCAGTGAGCTGTCGTTCTACAACGCCGACAATTCGATGCTGATTCATACTGTAGTTGCTGGTATGCAGAATGTAGCTCCCTACTGTGCTGTTGGTTATGATGGAGTGAGTCCAGACCCTCTGAAGATCTGCTGGTACTGAAGTCCAGACCCTCTGAAGATCTGCTGGTACTGAAGTCCAGACCTGGTATTGAACGTCACTGTGCTTGGGGTTTTCAGAAGGTGTTATAAAAAAGGAAAAGCGACACTGATATTGGTAACACTGACATAACAAgcgtaaatacataaataaacatAACTGCTGCATGTCATTAGTGTGAATAAGTGGATACTTTAAATGAACTGAGAATAAATGTCAATCGGAAACAAGATAATTTCTTTTCtataatgtttttgctattttTACATAAAGCCATCGTCAGACATAGTCGTTAATGCTTTAATATTTGAATAGAGGCTTTGGCATACAGGTATTGTCTAATTTGTTGTGTTGTTGGAAATGTTAAGTTTTAACACAGCCAATCATGGATGATAACAATCAAGGATGAAACAGGGATTTAGCTATGGAATACCTTGAACTCAAAATGtgtaaaacatgtttttctAATCTCATATGAACTAAATAAAATGTGATTAATTACATTCTTCTTTAACCTTACAGTATGTAACTCATTATATATAACCAAGACGGCAATAACATAAATATGAATAGGCCGTAGGATCTACTTCAGTGCCCCATGGCAGGACTGGATGATGTAATAAGCACAGCCCCATAgcctgagtgagagagagagagagagagctggtctGAGTTGTCAGATAGGAAGCTTGATGATGAATTTAGACTCCATCCAAACTCACCTTAGTTAACACGAGGTCCATGTTTAAACAGTCTGGGGGCCCAGAACCTCCATCTCCAGGAGTGAGCAGTCTcagaggggggtgtgggggggggggtagcagcagcagcagcatgttACTCATTAACCGGTCTGACAGGAAGTCATGGTGCCTGAGGCAATGCAAGCCAAGCCATTCACCTTCCAATGTGCAGGATTGTATTTCTTCACTGGGCTCGTAGCTGAGAAGAGCAGCAATGAGAGGCAGGTTGAACTTCCAGTGCAGCAACTCAGAGGTTGAGAGGAGATCTCTCCTTGAGAGGAGGTCTCTCCTTGAGAGGAGGTCTCGCCTTGAGAGGAGGTCTCTCCTTGAGAGGAGGTCTCTCCTTGGGATTATCAGCCCACAGTATTGTTACTGGTGATAAACATGCAGTGTTTAAACTCCAGTCTCTGTAGGCGTTGCAAGTGGCGGGAAACTACAGGTTGTATTTGCTCATTTCATCATCGATGAATCGATCCAGAACGACTGGAAGGTGGGGCTGGGCACTGAGGAGCCTTGGAGGGCAGCTGTCTGGAAGGTGGGGCTGGGCACTGAGGAGCCTTGGAGGGCAGCTGTCTGGAAGGTGGGGCTGGGCACTGAGGAGCCTTGGAGGGCAGCTGTCTGGAAGGTGGGGCTGGGCACTGAGGAGCCTTGGAGGGCAGCTGTCTGGAAGGTGGGGCTGGGCACTGAGGAGCCTTGGAGGGCAGCTGTCTGGAAGGTGGGGCTGGGCACTGAGGAGCCTTGGAGGGCAGCTGTCTGGAAGGTGGGGCTGGGCACTGAGGAGCCTTGGAGGGCAGCTGTCTGGAAGGTGGGGCTGGGCACTGAGGAGCCTTGGAGGGCAGCTGTCTGGAAGGTGGGGCTGGGCACTGAGGAGCCTTGGAGAGCAGCTGTCTGGAAGGTGGGGCTGGGCACTGAGGAGCCTTGGAGGGCAGCTGTCTGGAAGGTGGGGCTGGGCACTGAGGAGCCTTGGAGGGCAGCTGTCTGGAAGGTGGGGCTGGGCACTGAGGAGCCTTGGAGGGCAGCTGTCTGGAAGGTGGGGCTGGGCACTGAGGAGCCTTGGAGGGCAGCTGTCTGGAAGGTGGGGCTGGGCACTGAGGAGCCTTGGAGGGCAGCTGTCTGGAAGCAGGTCCAACATCTACAGcttcgcctcctcctccttccaggcCGTCCTCCATCTTCCCACACCTGTTCACCTGCTCACATTACAGGTCAGTTTCACGGTTATTTATTACgtttatttactttttattcatATTGTATTTATATACACTATATacatactgtgtatatatatatacatacatatagttGATAAGAACAGTAGCTCATATAGGATTCtaacttatttattatttagatTATTTATCACATGTTTATTTAGGCTGCTAGGAAATTGTAAAGAGGGGCAGGAACAAAGAATTCCAAAGTACCTGTTCTTGTTTATTTGCTGTTCAACTGGCAAATAAACCTGAAACTTGAGAGTGAAACGTCTAGTGTGGCCTGTAAGTCTTCCATACTGGTCCACTATGTACCCACCTGCATCAGACAGCCATACACGCATGCACCTAAGAACAGATACAGTCCTCAGGGCCTCGATGCTTTCAGATGTACGAGTCTCATAGTGTGTCAGGACATTGTACTTTACTATGTTTTAGTAATTTGCTCAAATCAGCGCTTGAGCTGAAATGAGACAAAAAACAGGAATGTAAACAGAGACACCTATTAAACTAGTTAGTTTAAAGGGAAACAGACATTCTAACAGACAatgtcctctcactctccctctgtctctccctgtctccctctctgtctccctctcactctccctctgtctccccctctgcctccccctctgtctccccctctgtctccctctctgtctccccctctgtctctccctctgtctccccctctgtctccctctctgtctctccctctgtctccctctctgtctctccctctgtctccctctctgtctccctctctgtctccccctctgtctccctctctgtctctccctctgtctccctctctgtctccccctctgtctccccctctgtctccctctctgtctccccctctgtctctccctctgtctccctctctgtctccctctctgtctctccctctgtctccctctctgtctccccctctgtctctccctctgtctccccctctgtctccctctctgtctccccctatgtctccctctctgtctccctctctgtctctccctctgtctccccctctgtctccctctctgtctccctctctgtctccctctctgtctccctctctgtctccccctctgtctccctctctgtctctccctctgtctccccctctgtctccctctctgtctccccctatgtctccctctctgtctccccctctgtctccccctctgtctctccctctgtctccccctctgtctccccctctgtctccctctctgtctctccctctgtctccctctctatctccctctctgtctctccctctgtctccctctatgtctccctctatgtctccccctctgtctccctctctgtctccccctctgtctcccccagctTCAGCGTGTCTCATAAACATCTCCTGAGCGCGGAGTTCAGACGGGTCGTCCAGGCCCTGCCTCGGAGCCCCTGGTAGCGTTACCAGCGCTACATCCAGACCTACGGGACGCACTTCCTCCAACAGCAGTAAGGCCCACCTCCGGCTGCTCCTGCCTGGCTTCTCTCAACAAGCAGTCGCTCTCTGCCGGGGAGCGCTGCCTGGGAGTGGTGCCGGATAACCAGGAGGTTGTGCTCTTGTCTGATTCTTTTGATTACTGAGATGTATATCTCTGCATTAAGCTGAAATACGGTTCACTGTAACACATTCAATAATTGTATTACTCTAACAAATCATATGGTGTACAGAATCCATGTACCTGATCATGTTATAGTGTGTtgtgaccactagatggcagtgttgTCTAGGGAAGCAGAGAAACAGAGCAGTTCCTGTCACCCGTCACTGTTACAGGTCAGttacaccatcatcatcatcatcatcatcaccatcatcaccatcatcactacCTTTATCCTCAGCAACGTTATTGTCATAATCATCACCATGGATACTGATAAACACacgtacagaaacacacacaggaacacaaacacatagttGTTTGGGTCTTTGATAATGAAGGATTCCAGGTCAACCTTGAGGGCACAAGTcttactgtggtgtgtgtgtgtgtgtgtgtgtgtgtgtgtgtgtgtgtgtgtgtgtgtgtgtgtgtgtgtgtgagtgagggaccAGTTTAGGGCTAATCAAGCCATTACATTAGCCATTTAGCCGGACTAAGTAGCTggcttagctagctagcgagagatggcaaaagtacacacttccttcactcaagtagaagtacatactcatgtttaaaaatactctggtaaaagttgaagtactgactacactttagTAGTATGTATGGGCTCTGacaagtaaaaagtagccattacatTACATGATTATTAAACACAATACGACACAAAAAAGTTTAACTTTTGATGCCAGAAAAAAAAGTATAGTACTTCCCATTTATATAGCTAGCACTACTAACGTACTCCTAATggccgcgtttcccagattcgttaagaagctacGCGGCCAATATCAGTAGCTACAGTTTGCTAGTTTGCCTGGAAACTGCCGTCAGCTAATAACCTCTGTATCAGGTGGGCGATCCCTTTAACTAAGGAACACAGGTGACGTGAGGTACAGCGCTTGTGACGAGAATGGAGTATTTTTCGTTTGAATGTTGACAGCGGGAAGGTACTTTGTGTGATTTGGTGAATTTCTTTTGAAACGAAAACTCCCAATCCTGATCAGCCAGATGAGAAGGGGTAGATTGATGCTGTGGGCGTCGAACTCGAAGACGAATATGCAGGATTACCGTGATTTGGACTCGCCGTAATTCACCAGAGAAGTCTGCTTTCCTCACCGGAGAAGTCTTCTTTCCTCACCGGAGAAGTCTTCTTTCCTCACCGGAGTCTTCCCTCCAAAGGACGGTACTGGCGAGAACGTCGTCTTGCTCTACGGGAATGGCAGGTAAGCCTCACGTCTCTGGGAAACATCAGGTGCCAGCCTggtgttttcttttgttttatggtgaaaaataaaacaaaaaacgcGGGGTGTGTTACCACCGTAGCCATCGTAGGGACAGTGCTTGGGAAGTGGTCAGCAACCCACTCAAACGAGTTTAACAGTTCTTATaccctggaggggagggtggaatagagagagaggagattctGAAGAAATTGAAgttaaaggaggagagggatgttgGATGTACTCTCAAGCTGACATTGTAGATATTGAGTCTCTTAATTCTATCAcccgctgtctgtctctctcaccatctctgtctttcctcttcactcgttctctctctcggtctctcaatctctctccacctctctctctctccacctctctctctccacctctctctctctacatcaatAAAGTGGGGTCGGTCTTGtacactgcgcacacacacacacacacactaattcaagcacacacagagacctagacaaacacacacacacacacacacgacatgtACATCCTAAAGTGCTGAGTGGACTATAtgtaggttacacacacacacacacgcacacacactggcctgcagCTAAGGCCTCCTTTAATTAGTCCTGGTCCTGCTGATCGATATCTCAGGTCTAATCCCTGTTCAGCCATCACATCAGGAGGCACACCCAGGGTAACCCTgactctgcatgtctgtgtgggcgtgtgtccaggggggggggatatttctatgggtgtgtgtgggcaagtacactgggtttgtgtgtgtgtgtgtgtgtgtgtgtgtgtgtgtgtgtgagagagagagagagagagagagagagagagagagagagagagagagagagagagagagagagagagagagagagagagagagtgtgtaagagagagagagtgtgtgtgtgtgacgtgtagtTCTGCAGTACTACACTCTATTAGGTACATTGGTTCCGTTATTGTTATTTGTTGTAAGGAGACACACCCAGTATCAATAGTGATCAATCCTCAGTCTGCtgtgagtatgtctgtgtgtgtgtgagtgacagagagatgtACTGTACcagagtacctgtgtgtgtgtgtgtgtgacagagagatgtACTGTACCagagcacctgtgtgtgtgtgtgtgtgagtgacagagagatgtACTGTACcagagtacctgtgtgtgtgtgtgtgagtgacagagagatgtACTGTACcagagtacctgtgtgtgtgtgtgtgtgtgtgtgtgtgagtgacagagagatgtACTGTACcagagtacctgtgtgtgtgtgtgtgtgtgtgtgtgtgtgtgtgtgtgtgtgtgtgtgtgtgtgtgtgtgtgtgtgtgtgtgtgtgtgtgagagagcgatgtACTGTACCAGCCGGCCAGGGAGAGCCCTGgactaaccttaaccctggaCTTGGGCCAAATGACTTGATTACTAAAGTGTTTCCAGAATTAGAATCCAGTTGTCTCCCCCtaccctctggtctctctctctctcctcctgtctctctttctctctctctctggtctctctctctctggtctctcctcctggtctctctctctctggtctctcctcctggtctctctctctatggtctctcctcctggtctatctttctctctctctctggtctctctctctctggtctctctctctggtctctctctctctggtctctcctcctggtctctcctcctggtctctctggtctctctctctctgatctctctctctggtctctcctcctggtctctcctcctggtctctcctcctggtctctctctctctggtctctctctctctggtctctcctcctggtctcttgTCCTGTCCGTCTCTGCCAGAGCAGTGATGTGTGGTGAAAACAGGTGGAAACAGCCGTGACATTGAGAATAAAGTGGTGGCATCATTATCTGGGTGTTAGCGCAGCGCTCATTCAGGACTATGGAGCGATGCATTTCATAAGGCTGATTATTTCCGATTGAGATGGATGTTCTGGTCTACTGACCTGTCCTGAGTTGAGAGGAGGAATAAGGATGTCGCTTTCTGTGTCTTTGCTTGCaaggcatgtgtatgtgtgtgtgtgggaatatgtgtgtgtgtgtgtgtgggaatgtgtatatgtgtgtgtgtgtgacagaacgcAAGGCGTCTGCCACGCTCTCGGCCGATTCCATGGAACTGAGCAGTCTCGGCGAGTGTGGCGGTGTCCTTCCCTGTTGCCGTGTCTgccagtgagggggggggcaaacCAGGGTGCAGGGCGGGGAAAGGGATTTATGTGTATTCTGAGCACCGGGGGCGGAGAgcgagcaggggggcaggggggcgcaCTGTTTTAAAGAAACTAATGTATGAAGTGATTTTATGGCATTGCGTGATAAAGACATAATGTATGTGTGAAATGTGTCATGTCAATATGGTGTTAAAGGGGGAAAACCGGGGGAGCAGGTTAATTGATTGTGCCGCACGTCATATGGTATCGCCCAGGTGAATAAAGGTGTGCCGCACAGCTCAGTCAGCGCTGGTTGGCAGGAGTCCTATGGGAGTACTTATTATGCACAATAAAGCCTATTTCGTTCATGGAAATCCGTCAGTGTTTGCGTGCCTTCTTCACCTCTGACCGAAACGACCGCTCGGGCTCACTctctcacagtgtgtgtgaaagggggaTGTAGAAGGTACACTAAAACccccactctcacactctctctctttcacacacacacacacacacacacacacacacacacacacacacacacacacacacacacacacagcagtaatGCAACAATAGAGATTTCACTAAAGTGTGGGCCATGTTTGACAGACTGAATACCAAATcacataaaacacaaacatttaaatcaaaAAGGGAGAGTGTGTTTCAGTCCTCATTATTCAAAACTTGTTGATGtgttatctccctccctccctccctcctctcccccccccccccctcacaaaaACAACTTCAGCAGTTTATGAGAACTTCAGGAATTCTTTATTGATCAGACTTTAAGAGTTGGAGACAGACATGAACCTTGCTTTActgcagtcacacactcacacacatacacacacacacacactgccagaggCACATTGTTTCAAAGGTAAATACATGAATCAGCTTTAATATCCATATTTGTCTACATGTATATGAAGTTGGTTCACAGGGCAATGACCGTGCAGCAGTGTGGACGAGGTCTCTGCCAGGCTGGGCTCAGGGCGGTGAGATCAATGCACAGCTACAGCTGGTTGAAGGGGACCAAATCCATTCAGCATCTGATTTGGTTCCATTTTACCAGCTTTAGCAAAGCATTCTGGGGATGTAGTTGGATGAGGCGCAGGGTGAAGTGGGATTAGGGGGGGAcctggagaagaggggagacacGTAAACGTAactgaccccccccaccaccacctccacacacacacagggaggggggagggcaatggagggggagagagggagagggagggagggagggagagggggagagagagggagggagggggagggaggggggagggagggagggggggggagggcgatggaggggggggagggggagagagggagagggagggagagggagggagagagggagggagggagagggagggagagggagggagggaggcagggggggagggaagaggggtgagatagggaggagagggaggcctgaATTTGGTTTCTGTCTCCAGGA
This genomic window contains:
- the LOC136945926 gene encoding LOW QUALITY PROTEIN: zinc-binding protein A33-like (The sequence of the model RefSeq protein was modified relative to this genomic sequence to represent the inferred CDS: inserted 2 bases in 1 codon) — translated: MASASYRAELTCSVCQDIFTDPVSLACGHSFCRECVTGCPXDRACPCCQAVYAANLTTNLTLKKLADTAKEDKNKASSWMCAEHEEKLKLFCETDQQLVCVICRDGEEHNGHKFKPIKEAAQIRKQGLGDTMQLLIGQNRTTEDLIKTQEGEKTKLKQRTQQLKVQISCQFDEMQQLLKRRQKEIQEELEQKNKEALKEMEVNLERLKTHLSEGRERENWMRSEGEVSEPEAFLKGWTEKMREQPSRAAKMTLVPESLSFSPYSSHLQFLVWKEMLQIIKPLPDRLIMTPGNTNLTVSDDGRSMYSTPKPTKPKQNVYNQAYGYHGYTQRYSFDFGIKTPTSTQRFASGQPDCAVSASFPSGQHYWEVEVGLGALWEVGVMHNNLITALRYDGKQYLIKQEGGTACPSSPVTDAPRKIGVYLNCETSELSFYNADNSMLIHTVVAGMQNVAPYCAVGYDGVSPDPLKICWY